One part of the Schistocerca piceifrons isolate TAMUIC-IGC-003096 chromosome 2, iqSchPice1.1, whole genome shotgun sequence genome encodes these proteins:
- the LOC124776842 gene encoding oxidoreductase-like domain-containing protein 1: MHVYRLCGIFRCRTLLCIRDTSVYRHCISSDDGKKGDVISSEDNTGELPEEPTNCCMSGCENCVWIQYAEELLKRFSDGDEKARTTILSKVSDPSMKSFLLTELKMLKMKKN; encoded by the coding sequence GTTTATCGCTTGTGTGGAATATTCAGGTGTCGTACGTTGCTGTGTATCAGAGACACTTCAGTCTATAGACACTGTATTTCATCAGATGATGGAAAGAAAGGTGATGTGATATCTAGTGAAGACAATACTGGAGAGCTGCCAGAAGAACCCACCAACTGCTGTATGTCTGGATGTGAAAACTGTGTTTGGATACAGTATGCAGAGGAACTCTTAAAAAGATTTTCAGACGGTGATGAGAAAGCAAGAACTACAATTCTTAGTAAAGTATCAGATCCATCAATGAAGTCATTTTTATTAACAGAgctaaaaatgttgaaaatgaaaaagaattaa